The following coding sequences are from one Macaca nemestrina isolate mMacNem1 chromosome 1, mMacNem.hap1, whole genome shotgun sequence window:
- the LOC139359969 gene encoding protein S100-A7-like, with protein MSNTQAETSIIGMIDMFHKYTRRDDKIDKPSLLTMMKENFPNFLSACDKKGIHYLASVFERKDKNEDKKIDFSEFLSLLGDIATDYHKQSHEGAPCFRGSQ; from the exons ATGAGCAACACTCAAGCTGAGACGTCCATAATAGGCATGATCGACATGTTTCACAAATACACCAGACGTGATGACAAGATTGACAAGCCAAGCCTGCTGACGATGATgaaggagaacttccccaacttccTCAGTGCCTGT GACAAAAAGGGCATACATTACCTGGCCAGTGTCTTTGAGAGAAAGGACAAGAATGAGGATAAGAAGATTGATTTTTCTGAGTTTCTGTCCTTGCTGGGAGACATAGCCACAGACTACCACAAGCAAAGCCACGAAGGGGCACCCTGTTTCAGGGGAAGCCAGTGA
- the LOC139356671 gene encoding protein S100-A7 produces the protein MSNTQAETSIIGMIDMFHKYTRRDDKIDKPSLLTMMKENFPNFLSACDKKGIHYLTNVFERKDKNEDKKIDFSEFLSLLGDIATDYHKQSHGGAPCSGGNQ, from the exons ATGAGCAACACTCAAGCTGAGACGTCCATAATAGGCATGATCGACATGTTTCACAAATACACCAGACGTGATGACAAGATTGACAAGCCAAGCCTGCTGACAATGATgaaagagaacttccccaacttccTCAGTGCCTGT GACAAAAAGGGCATACATTACCTGACCAATGTCTTTGAGAGAAAGGACAAGAATGAGGATAAGAAGATTGATTTTTCTGAGTTTCTGTCCTTGCTGGGAGACATAGCCACAGACTACCACAAGCAAAGCCACGGAGGGGCGCCCTGTTCCGGGGGAAACCAGTGA